A part of Camelus ferus isolate YT-003-E chromosome 6, BCGSAC_Cfer_1.0, whole genome shotgun sequence genomic DNA contains:
- the TSSK4 gene encoding testis-specific serine/threonine-protein kinase 4 isoform X1, which produces MGKGDTLEAAPTTSTYRSVMEEYGYEVGKVIGNGSYGTVYEAYYTKQKVMVAVKMISKKKASDDYLNKFLPREIQVMKVLRHKNLINFYQAIETTSRVYIILELAQGGDVLEWIQRYGACSEPLAGKWFSQMTLAIAYLHSKGIVHRLSAAGRDLKLENLLLDKRENVKISDFGFAKMVPSNQPVRSSPSYRQLNCFSHLSQTYCGSFAYACPEILLGLPYNPFLSDTWSMGVILYTLVVAHLPFDDTNLKKLLKETQKEVTFPPNYPISQECKNLVLQTLRQASKRATILDIIKDPWVLKFQPEQPTHEIRLLEAMCQPPGNTNHHQSLAVNT; this is translated from the exons ATGGGGAAGGGAGACACCTTGGAAGCAGCACCAACCACCTCGACCTACCGCTCTGTCATGGAGGAGTATGGTTACGAAGTAGGCAAGGTCATTGGCAATGGCTCCTATGGGACGGTGTATGAGGCTTACTACACAAAGCAGAAGGTCATGGTGGCTGTCAAGATGATCTCAAAGAAGAAGGCCTCTGATGACTACCTTAACAAGTTCCTGCCCCGTGAGATACAG GTGATGAAGGTCCTGCGGCACAAGAACCTCATCAACTTCTATCAGGCCATCGAGACCACATCCCGAGTGTACATCATTCTGGAGTTGGCTCAGGGTGGTGATGTCCTTGAGTGGATCCAACGCTATGGGGCCTGCTCTGAGCCCCTTGCTGGCAAGTGGTTCTCCCAGATGACCCTGGCCATCGCCTACCTGCACAGCAAGGGCATCGTGCACCG CCTTTCTGCTGCTGGTAGGGACTTAAAGTTGGAGAACCTGCTGCTGGACAAGCGGGAGAACGTGAAGATATCGGACTTTGGCTTCGCCAAGATGGTGCCTTCTAACCAGCCTGTGCGGAGTAGCCCTTCCTACCGCCAACTGAACTGCTTTAGCCACCTCAGCCAGACCTACTGTGGCAGCTTTGCTTATGCATGCCCGGAGATCTTGCTAGGCCTGCCCTACAACCCTTTCCTGTCTGACACCTGGAGCATGGGCGTCATCCTCTACACTCTAGTGGTCGCCCATCTGCCCTTTGATGACACCAATCTGAAGAAGCTGCTGAAAGAGACTCAGAAGGAGGTCACTTTTCCACCCAACTACCCCAtctcccaggaatgcaag AACCTGGTCCTCCAGACCCTACGCCAAGCCAGCAAGCGTGCCACCATCCTGGACATCATCAAGGATCCCTGGGTTCTCAAGTTCCAGCCTGAGCAACCCACCCACGAGATCAGGCTGCTCGAGGCCATGTGTCAGCCCCCCGGCAACACTAATCATCACCAGTCCTTGGCAGTCAATACCTGa
- the TSSK4 gene encoding testis-specific serine/threonine-protein kinase 4 isoform X2, whose amino-acid sequence MGKGDTLEAAPTTSTYRSVMEEYGYEVGKVIGNGSYGTVYEAYYTKQKVMVAVKMISKKKASDDYLNKFLPREIQVMKVLRHKNLINFYQAIETTSRVYIILELAQGGDVLEWIQRYGACSEPLAGKWFSQMTLAIAYLHSKGIVHRDLKLENLLLDKRENVKISDFGFAKMVPSNQPVRSSPSYRQLNCFSHLSQTYCGSFAYACPEILLGLPYNPFLSDTWSMGVILYTLVVAHLPFDDTNLKKLLKETQKEVTFPPNYPISQECKNLVLQTLRQASKRATILDIIKDPWVLKFQPEQPTHEIRLLEAMCQPPGNTNHHQSLAVNT is encoded by the exons ATGGGGAAGGGAGACACCTTGGAAGCAGCACCAACCACCTCGACCTACCGCTCTGTCATGGAGGAGTATGGTTACGAAGTAGGCAAGGTCATTGGCAATGGCTCCTATGGGACGGTGTATGAGGCTTACTACACAAAGCAGAAGGTCATGGTGGCTGTCAAGATGATCTCAAAGAAGAAGGCCTCTGATGACTACCTTAACAAGTTCCTGCCCCGTGAGATACAG GTGATGAAGGTCCTGCGGCACAAGAACCTCATCAACTTCTATCAGGCCATCGAGACCACATCCCGAGTGTACATCATTCTGGAGTTGGCTCAGGGTGGTGATGTCCTTGAGTGGATCCAACGCTATGGGGCCTGCTCTGAGCCCCTTGCTGGCAAGTGGTTCTCCCAGATGACCCTGGCCATCGCCTACCTGCACAGCAAGGGCATCGTGCACCG GGACTTAAAGTTGGAGAACCTGCTGCTGGACAAGCGGGAGAACGTGAAGATATCGGACTTTGGCTTCGCCAAGATGGTGCCTTCTAACCAGCCTGTGCGGAGTAGCCCTTCCTACCGCCAACTGAACTGCTTTAGCCACCTCAGCCAGACCTACTGTGGCAGCTTTGCTTATGCATGCCCGGAGATCTTGCTAGGCCTGCCCTACAACCCTTTCCTGTCTGACACCTGGAGCATGGGCGTCATCCTCTACACTCTAGTGGTCGCCCATCTGCCCTTTGATGACACCAATCTGAAGAAGCTGCTGAAAGAGACTCAGAAGGAGGTCACTTTTCCACCCAACTACCCCAtctcccaggaatgcaag AACCTGGTCCTCCAGACCCTACGCCAAGCCAGCAAGCGTGCCACCATCCTGGACATCATCAAGGATCCCTGGGTTCTCAAGTTCCAGCCTGAGCAACCCACCCACGAGATCAGGCTGCTCGAGGCCATGTGTCAGCCCCCCGGCAACACTAATCATCACCAGTCCTTGGCAGTCAATACCTGa
- the TSSK4 gene encoding testis-specific serine/threonine-protein kinase 4 isoform X3, which translates to MGKGDTLEAAPTTSTYRSVMEEYGYEVGKVIGNGSYGTVYEAYYTKQKVMVAVKMISKKKASDDYLNKFLPREIQVMKVLRHKNLINFYQAIETTSRVYIILELAQGGDVLEWIQRYGACSEPLAGKWFSQMTLAIAYLHSKGIVHRDLKLENLLLDKRENVKISDFGFAKMVPSNQPVRSSPSYRQLNCFSHLSQTYCGSFAYACPEILLGLPYNPFLSDTWSMGVILYTLVVAHLPFDDTNLKKLLKETQKEVTFPPNYPISQECKVQLLTACVAQWGASSAKTSLSPALEPGPPDPTPSQQACHHPGHHQGSLGSQVPA; encoded by the exons ATGGGGAAGGGAGACACCTTGGAAGCAGCACCAACCACCTCGACCTACCGCTCTGTCATGGAGGAGTATGGTTACGAAGTAGGCAAGGTCATTGGCAATGGCTCCTATGGGACGGTGTATGAGGCTTACTACACAAAGCAGAAGGTCATGGTGGCTGTCAAGATGATCTCAAAGAAGAAGGCCTCTGATGACTACCTTAACAAGTTCCTGCCCCGTGAGATACAG GTGATGAAGGTCCTGCGGCACAAGAACCTCATCAACTTCTATCAGGCCATCGAGACCACATCCCGAGTGTACATCATTCTGGAGTTGGCTCAGGGTGGTGATGTCCTTGAGTGGATCCAACGCTATGGGGCCTGCTCTGAGCCCCTTGCTGGCAAGTGGTTCTCCCAGATGACCCTGGCCATCGCCTACCTGCACAGCAAGGGCATCGTGCACCG GGACTTAAAGTTGGAGAACCTGCTGCTGGACAAGCGGGAGAACGTGAAGATATCGGACTTTGGCTTCGCCAAGATGGTGCCTTCTAACCAGCCTGTGCGGAGTAGCCCTTCCTACCGCCAACTGAACTGCTTTAGCCACCTCAGCCAGACCTACTGTGGCAGCTTTGCTTATGCATGCCCGGAGATCTTGCTAGGCCTGCCCTACAACCCTTTCCTGTCTGACACCTGGAGCATGGGCGTCATCCTCTACACTCTAGTGGTCGCCCATCTGCCCTTTGATGACACCAATCTGAAGAAGCTGCTGAAAGAGACTCAGAAGGAGGTCACTTTTCCACCCAACTACCCCAtctcccaggaatgcaag GTCCAGCTGCTCACTGCCTGTGTGGCACAATGGGGGGCCAGCTCAGCCAagacctctctctcccctgccctagAACCTGGTCCTCCAGACCCTACGCCAAGCCAGCAAGCGTGCCACCATCCTGGACATCATCAAGGATCCCTGGGTTCTCAAGTTCCAGCCTGA
- the CHMP4A gene encoding charged multivesicular body protein 4a: MSGLGRLFGRGKKEKGPTPEEAIQKLKETEKILIKKQEFLEQKIQQELQTAKKHGTKNKRAALQALRRKKRLEQQLAQTDGTLSTLEFQREAIENATTNAEVLRTMELAARGMKKAYQDMDIDKVDELMADITEQQEVAQQISDAISRPVGFGDDVDEDELLEELEELEQEELARELLHVGDKEEEPPVTLPSVPSTHLPAVPAPKADEDEEALKQLAEWVS, translated from the exons ATGAGTGGTCTCGGCCGACTCTTCGGGAGGG ggaaaaaggagaaggggCCAACCCCTGAAGAAGCAATACAGAAACTGAAGGAGACGGAGAAGATACTGATCAAGAAACAGGAGTTTCTGGAGCAGAAGATTCAGCAGGAGCTACAAACCGCCAAGAAGCATGGGACCAAGAATAAGAGAG CTGCCCTACAGGCTTTGCGGAGAAAGAAAAGGTTGGAACAGCAGCTGGCACAAACCGACGGGACATTATCCACCCTGGAGTTTCAGCGTGAGGCCATTGAGAATGCTACCACCAATGCAGAAGTGCTTCGTACCATGGAGCTTGCTGCCCGAGGCATGAAGAAGGCCTACCAGGACAT GGACATTGACAAGGTGGATGAACTGATGGCTGACATCACAGAACAACAGGAGGTGGCCCAGCAGATCTCAGATGCCATTTCTCGGCCCGTGGGCTTTGGAGATGATGTGGATGAG GATGAACTGTTGGAGGAGCTAGAGGAACTGGAGCAGGAGGAATTGGCCCGAGAGTTGTTACATGTGGGCGACAAGGAGGAAGAACCCCCAGTCACGCTGCCCAGTGTACCCTCCACACACCTGCCTGCAGTGCCAG CTCCCAAAGCGGATGAAGATGAAGAAGCACTAAAGCAGTTGGCCGAGTGGGTATCCTGA
- the LOC102521256 gene encoding magnesium-dependent phosphatase 1 isoform X1: MARLPKLAVFDLDYTLWPFWVDTHVDPPFHKRSDGTVRDRRGQTVRLYPEVPEVLERLQGLGVPVAAASRTGEVEGANQLLELFDLVRYFVHREIYPGSKITHFERLQRKTGVPLSQMIFFDDERRNIVDVSKLGTEWCYLHSCPERNEPSDPNPRIRDICKGPSWTLKSNPVNEPHLRHRTARTPGGHFQGKRRRGQPLKKQYRN; this comes from the exons ATGGCGCGGCTCCCGAAGCTCGCAGTCTTCGATCTGG ATTACACGCTCTGGCCGTTCTGGGTGGACACGCATGTGGACCCCCCGTTCCACAAGAGAAg TGATGGAACTGTACGCGATAGGCGGGGGCAGACGGTCCGGCTGTACCCGGAGGTGCCTGAGGTCCTGGAACGGTTGCAGGGCTTGGGTGTACCCGTCGCGGCCGCCTCACG GACAGGTGAGGTTGAAGGGGCCAATCAGCTATTGGAGCTTTTTGACCTTGTCAGATACTTTGTTCATCGGGAAATCTATCCAGGCAGCAAGATCACACACTTCGAGAG GTTGCAGCGGAAGACTGGAGTTCCTCTCTCCCAGATGATCTTCTTTGATGATGAGAGGCGGAATATTGTAGACGTCAGCAAACTGGGTACTGAGTG GTGTTACCTGCATTCATGTCCAGAACGGAATGAACCTTCAGATCCTAACCCAAGGATTAGAGACATTTGCAAAGGCCCAAGCTGGACTCTGAAGTCCAATCCTGTGAATGAACCTCATTTGAGGCACAGAACCGCAAGAACACCAGGAGGGCATTTTCAG ggaaaaaggagaaggggCCAACCCCTGAAGAAGCAATACAGAAACTGA
- the LOC102521256 gene encoding magnesium-dependent phosphatase 1 isoform X2, giving the protein MARLPKLAVFDLDYTLWPFWVDTHVDPPFHKRSDGTVRDRRGQTVRLYPEVPEVLERLQGLGVPVAAASRTGEVEGANQLLELFDLVRYFVHREIYPGSKITHFERLQRKTGVPLSQMIFFDDERRNIVDVSKLGVTCIHVQNGMNLQILTQGLETFAKAQAGL; this is encoded by the exons ATGGCGCGGCTCCCGAAGCTCGCAGTCTTCGATCTGG ATTACACGCTCTGGCCGTTCTGGGTGGACACGCATGTGGACCCCCCGTTCCACAAGAGAAg TGATGGAACTGTACGCGATAGGCGGGGGCAGACGGTCCGGCTGTACCCGGAGGTGCCTGAGGTCCTGGAACGGTTGCAGGGCTTGGGTGTACCCGTCGCGGCCGCCTCACG GACAGGTGAGGTTGAAGGGGCCAATCAGCTATTGGAGCTTTTTGACCTTGTCAGATACTTTGTTCATCGGGAAATCTATCCAGGCAGCAAGATCACACACTTCGAGAG GTTGCAGCGGAAGACTGGAGTTCCTCTCTCCCAGATGATCTTCTTTGATGATGAGAGGCGGAATATTGTAGACGTCAGCAAACTGG GTGTTACCTGCATTCATGTCCAGAACGGAATGAACCTTCAGATCCTAACCCAAGGATTAGAGACATTTGCAAAGGCCCAAGCTGGACTCTGA
- the NEDD8 gene encoding NEDD8 has product MLIKVKTLTGKEIEIDIEPTDKVERIKERVEEKEGIPPQQQRLIYSGKQMNDEKTAADYKILGGSVLHLVLALRGGGGLRQ; this is encoded by the exons ATGCTAATTAAAGTGAAG ACGCTGACTGGCAAGGAGATTGAGATTGACATTGAACCCACAGACAAG GTGGAGCGAATCAAGGAGCGcgtggaggagaaagagggaatcCCGCCACAGCAGCAGCGGCTTATCTACAGTGGTAAACAGAT GAACGATGAAAAGACAGCAGCTGATTACAAGATACTAGGTGGTTCAGTCCTCCACCTGGTATTGGCTCTGAGAGGAGGAGGTGGTCTTAGGCAGTGA
- the GMPR2 gene encoding GMP reductase 2 isoform X1, giving the protein MPHIDNDVKLDFKDVLLRPKRSTLKSRSEVDLTRSFSFRNSKQMYTGIPIIAANMDTVGTFEMAKVLCKFSLFTAVHKHYSLEQWKEFASQNPDCLEHLAASSGTGSSDFEQLEQILEAIPQVKYICLDVANGYSEHFVEFVKDVRKRFPEHTIMNTVLMVLSQAGNVVTGEMVEELILSGADIIKVGIGPGSVCTTRKKTGVGYPQLSAVMECADAAHGLKGHIISDGGCSCPGDVAKAFGAGADFVMLGGMLAGHTESGGELIERDGKKYKLFYGMSSEMAMKKYAGGVAEYRASEGKTVEVPFKGEVEHTIRDILGGIRSTCTYVGAAKLKELSRRTTFIRVTQQVNPIFSDES; this is encoded by the exons ATGCCTCACATCGACAATGACGTCAAACTGGACTTCAAGGATGTCCTGTTGAGGCCCAAACGCAGTACCCTTAAGTCTCGAAGTGAG GTGGATCTCACAAGATCCTTTTCATTTCGGAATTCAAAGCAGATGTACACTGGGATCCCTATCATTGCCGCCAATATGGATACAGTGGGCACCTTTGAGATGGCCAAGGTTCTCTGTAAG ttCTCCCTCTTCACTGCTGTCCATAAACACTACAGCCTCGAGCAGTGGAAAGAGTTTGCTAGCCAGAATCCTGACTGTCTTGAG CATCTGGCTGCCAGCTCAGGCACAGGCTCTTCAGACTTTGAGCAGCTGGAACAGATCCTGGAAGCTATTCCCCAGGTGAAATACATATGCCTGGACGTGGCCAATGGCTATTCCGAACACTTTGTTGAATTTGTAAAGGATGTGCGGAAGCGCTTCCCTGAACACACCATCATG AACACTGTTTTGATGGTGCTGTCCCAGGCGGGAAACGTGGTAACAGGAGAGATGGTGGAAGAGTTGATCCTCTCCGGGGCTGACATCATCAAGGTGGGGATTGGACCAG GCTCTGTGTGTACCACCCGGAAGAAGACTGGAGTGGGGTATCCACAGCTGAGTGCAGTGATGGAGTGTGCAGATGCTGCTCACGGCCTCAAAGGCCATATCATTTCT GATGGAGGCTGCAGCTGTCCCGGGGATGTGGCCAAGGCTTTCG gggcaggggctgacTTCGTGATGCTGGGTGGCATGCTGGCTGGGCACACTGAGTCAGGTGGCGAGCTCATCGAGAGAGATGGCAAGAAGTACAAGCTCTTCTACGGAATGAGTTCTGAAATGGCCATGAAGAAGTATGCTGGGGGCGTGGCTGAGTACAG GGCCTCAGAGGGAAAGACAGTGGAGGTGCCCTTTAAAGGGGAGGTGGAACATACCATTCGAGACATTCTTGGAGGCATCCGCTCCACATGTACCTACGTGGGAGCAGCTAAGCTGAAGGAGCTGAGCCGGAGAACTACCTTCATCCGTGTCACCCAGCAGGTGAATCCAATCTTCAGTGACGAGAGCTAG
- the GMPR2 gene encoding GMP reductase 2 isoform X2 — MPHIDNDVKLDFKDVLLRPKRSTLKSRSEVDLTRSFSFRNSKQMYTGIPIIAANMDTVGTFEMAKVLCKFSLFTAVHKHYSLEQWKEFASQNPDCLEHLAASSGTGSSDFEQLEQILEAIPQVKYICLDVANGYSEHFVEFVKDVRKRFPEHTIMAGNVVTGEMVEELILSGADIIKVGIGPGSVCTTRKKTGVGYPQLSAVMECADAAHGLKGHIISDGGCSCPGDVAKAFGAGADFVMLGGMLAGHTESGGELIERDGKKYKLFYGMSSEMAMKKYAGGVAEYRASEGKTVEVPFKGEVEHTIRDILGGIRSTCTYVGAAKLKELSRRTTFIRVTQQVNPIFSDES, encoded by the exons ATGCCTCACATCGACAATGACGTCAAACTGGACTTCAAGGATGTCCTGTTGAGGCCCAAACGCAGTACCCTTAAGTCTCGAAGTGAG GTGGATCTCACAAGATCCTTTTCATTTCGGAATTCAAAGCAGATGTACACTGGGATCCCTATCATTGCCGCCAATATGGATACAGTGGGCACCTTTGAGATGGCCAAGGTTCTCTGTAAG ttCTCCCTCTTCACTGCTGTCCATAAACACTACAGCCTCGAGCAGTGGAAAGAGTTTGCTAGCCAGAATCCTGACTGTCTTGAG CATCTGGCTGCCAGCTCAGGCACAGGCTCTTCAGACTTTGAGCAGCTGGAACAGATCCTGGAAGCTATTCCCCAGGTGAAATACATATGCCTGGACGTGGCCAATGGCTATTCCGAACACTTTGTTGAATTTGTAAAGGATGTGCGGAAGCGCTTCCCTGAACACACCATCATG GCGGGAAACGTGGTAACAGGAGAGATGGTGGAAGAGTTGATCCTCTCCGGGGCTGACATCATCAAGGTGGGGATTGGACCAG GCTCTGTGTGTACCACCCGGAAGAAGACTGGAGTGGGGTATCCACAGCTGAGTGCAGTGATGGAGTGTGCAGATGCTGCTCACGGCCTCAAAGGCCATATCATTTCT GATGGAGGCTGCAGCTGTCCCGGGGATGTGGCCAAGGCTTTCG gggcaggggctgacTTCGTGATGCTGGGTGGCATGCTGGCTGGGCACACTGAGTCAGGTGGCGAGCTCATCGAGAGAGATGGCAAGAAGTACAAGCTCTTCTACGGAATGAGTTCTGAAATGGCCATGAAGAAGTATGCTGGGGGCGTGGCTGAGTACAG GGCCTCAGAGGGAAAGACAGTGGAGGTGCCCTTTAAAGGGGAGGTGGAACATACCATTCGAGACATTCTTGGAGGCATCCGCTCCACATGTACCTACGTGGGAGCAGCTAAGCTGAAGGAGCTGAGCCGGAGAACTACCTTCATCCGTGTCACCCAGCAGGTGAATCCAATCTTCAGTGACGAGAGCTAG
- the GMPR2 gene encoding GMP reductase 2 isoform X3, translating into MECVFLKYRLLFTFRMEDTAPVRLPTSVFVAEKFSLFTAVHKHYSLEQWKEFASQNPDCLEHLAASSGTGSSDFEQLEQILEAIPQVKYICLDVANGYSEHFVEFVKDVRKRFPEHTIMAGNVVTGEMVEELILSGADIIKVGIGPGSVCTTRKKTGVGYPQLSAVMECADAAHGLKGHIISDGGCSCPGDVAKAFGAGADFVMLGGMLAGHTESGGELIERDGKKYKLFYGMSSEMAMKKYAGGVAEYRASEGKTVEVPFKGEVEHTIRDILGGIRSTCTYVGAAKLKELSRRTTFIRVTQQVNPIFSDES; encoded by the exons ATGGAATGTGTGTTTCTTAAATACAGGTTATTGTTCACTTTCAGAATGGAAGATACTGCTCCTGTAAGGTTACCTACCTCTGTATTTGTAGCTGAGAAG ttCTCCCTCTTCACTGCTGTCCATAAACACTACAGCCTCGAGCAGTGGAAAGAGTTTGCTAGCCAGAATCCTGACTGTCTTGAG CATCTGGCTGCCAGCTCAGGCACAGGCTCTTCAGACTTTGAGCAGCTGGAACAGATCCTGGAAGCTATTCCCCAGGTGAAATACATATGCCTGGACGTGGCCAATGGCTATTCCGAACACTTTGTTGAATTTGTAAAGGATGTGCGGAAGCGCTTCCCTGAACACACCATCATG GCGGGAAACGTGGTAACAGGAGAGATGGTGGAAGAGTTGATCCTCTCCGGGGCTGACATCATCAAGGTGGGGATTGGACCAG GCTCTGTGTGTACCACCCGGAAGAAGACTGGAGTGGGGTATCCACAGCTGAGTGCAGTGATGGAGTGTGCAGATGCTGCTCACGGCCTCAAAGGCCATATCATTTCT GATGGAGGCTGCAGCTGTCCCGGGGATGTGGCCAAGGCTTTCG gggcaggggctgacTTCGTGATGCTGGGTGGCATGCTGGCTGGGCACACTGAGTCAGGTGGCGAGCTCATCGAGAGAGATGGCAAGAAGTACAAGCTCTTCTACGGAATGAGTTCTGAAATGGCCATGAAGAAGTATGCTGGGGGCGTGGCTGAGTACAG GGCCTCAGAGGGAAAGACAGTGGAGGTGCCCTTTAAAGGGGAGGTGGAACATACCATTCGAGACATTCTTGGAGGCATCCGCTCCACATGTACCTACGTGGGAGCAGCTAAGCTGAAGGAGCTGAGCCGGAGAACTACCTTCATCCGTGTCACCCAGCAGGTGAATCCAATCTTCAGTGACGAGAGCTAG